Proteins from a genomic interval of Phyllopteryx taeniolatus isolate TA_2022b chromosome 3, UOR_Ptae_1.2, whole genome shotgun sequence:
- the serpind1 gene encoding heparin cofactor 2, translating to MKGIWTIVSVACLVVSPALAAIKDLTSHFSQSNPDPRGFQAKGAGDMEDIPLDFHKENTITNDLVFDGFEDQDYIDFDKILSAGSDDYIEGDEIDEIATPAPDIDIFAEPSDPKIRRARLLRLFHGRSRLQRLNIANALFGFNLYRSLRNDVNQSDNILLAPAGISIAMGMMSLGGGPGTQDQIYKVLGFAEFVNASTHYDNSTVHKLFRKLTHRLFRRNYGYTLRSVNDVYVKKNVSVKAAFRAETKAYYFAEPQSVDFGDAAFLNKANSRIFKLTKGLIKEPLKSVDPNMMLMLLNYLYFKGTWEQKFPKEMTHYRNFRVTEKTNVRVPMMTNKGNYLAAADHELDCDILQLPYTGNISMLIALPRKITGMRTLEQEISPTVVNKWLKNMTNRTREVVLPRFKLEQNYDLIANLKEMGLTDLFHDGADFTGMTSDKVAMNWLKHQGTITVNEEGTEAAALTQVGFMPLSSQIRFVVDHPFLFLIYEHRTDCVVFMGRVVNPSQH from the exons ATGAAGGGGATATGGACAATCGTCTCCGTGGCCTGCCTAGTGGTCAGTCCAGCACTGGCCGCCATCAAAGACCTCACTTCGCACTTTAGTCAATCTAACCCGGACCCCAGAGGCTTTCAAGCAAAGGGGGCAGGGGATATGGAAGACATCCCTTTAGATTTCCACAAAGAAAACACCATCACCAATGACCTGGTGTTTGATGGCTTTGAGGACCAAGATTACATTGATTTTGATAAGATCCTGTCTGCGGGCAGTGATGACTacat CGAAGGGGATGAGATTGATGAGATTGCCACTCCCGCCCCGGACATCGACATATTCGCCGAACCGTCCGACCCAAAGATTCGTCGTGCCAGACTCCTGCGGCTCTTTCACGGTCGTTCCCGCCTCCAACGCCTCAACATTGCCAATGCCCTCTTCGGCTTTAACCTCTATCGAAGCCTCCGGAATGACGTCAACCAGAGCGACAACATTCTGCTTGCGCCTGCTGGGATCTCCATCGCCATGGGGATGATGTCTTTAGGAGGCGGACCCGGAACCCAGGATCAGATCTACAAAGTTCTGGGATTCGCTGAATTTGTCAATGCGAGCACTCATTATGACAACAGCACAGTACATAAGCTCTTCAGGAAGTTGACACACAGGCTGTTCCGGAGAAACTACGGCTACACGCTGCGCTCCGTGAACGACGTCTACGTGAAGAAGAACGTCTCGGTGAAAGCCGCTTTCCGTGCGGAGACGAAGGCGTATTATTTCGCAGAGCCGCAGTCGGTGGACTTCGGGGATGCTGCCTTTTTGAACAAGGCTAACAGTCGCATTTTCAAGCTCACGAAGGGACTCATAAAGGAGCCGCTCAAGAGCGTAGACCCAAATATGATGCTTATGCTGCTCAACTACCTTTACTTTAAAG GCACATGGGAACAGAAATTTCCCAAAGAGATGACCCATTACCGCAACTTTCGAGTGACCGAGAAAACAAACGTACGAGTGCCGATGATGACCAACAAGGGGAACTACCTGGCCGCTGCCGACCACGAGCTTGACTGTGATATCCTACAA CTCCCGTACACGGGAAACATCAGCATGCTCATTGCCTTGCCGAGGAAGATAACAGGTATGAGGACCTTGGAGCAGGAGATCTCGCCCACAGTTGTCAACAAGTGGctcaaaaacatgacaaacag GACACGTGAGGTTGTTCTACCTCGCTTCAAACTGGAGCAGAACTATGACTTGATTGCGAATCTCAAGGAGATGGGTCTCACTGACTTGTTCCACGACGGCGCAGACTTTACTGGAATGACTTCGGATAAGGTTGCCATGAACTGG CTAAAGCACCAGGGAACCATCACTGTGAACGAGGAAGGCACAGAGGCGGCTGCTCTGACCCAGGTGGGCTTCATGCCTCTCTCCTCCCAGATCCGCTTCGTAGTAGACCACCCTTTCCTCTTCCTAATCTACGAGCACCGTACGGACTGCGTTGTGTTCATGGGCAGAGTGGTCAACCCGTCACAGCACTAA